ATATCTACCCAAGTCCCTCGTACCCTGCCCCTCGAAACCGTGCCTGATCTGCTGTGGCAGATGGTGGCTGCCGCCCACTCACTGATTGCTCCCTTGAAAGCACTTACCCCCGACTCCTCTCGGTTGACACCGCAATCTGTGAACCTCTGAGCCGTATCTTCAGCAGTTGCCATGGCTGCTCACCATCGCTGCCGTTGTGAACCGAATCAGGCTTAACCTGTCACTCGTCCTTCCCCCAGACCCCGATGATGAGTTCTCACCCCCGCAACAGCTTTGATTCTGAAATAGACCCGCTTCCGTCTGAGGCCAATCCTGAGGCGCTGGCTGCCGCTGTCTCTACAACCGCGATCGCCGATGATCTCCGCAAGTTGTTTGAGATTCTCCCGGATGCAATTCGGGTGCCCCTAGAGCAACATTCCCTGCGCGATCAATTGATTGAGGTGGTGATGGATCTCGGGCGTCGTCCTGAAGCCCGTTTTCCCAGCCAAGCTGATTACCTTTTAGAGACCCCCGTCAGCCGCACCGATCTCCAGCATTGTATTGATCGGGTCGGTCACTTTAGTGGCGATAACCGGGCTGGGATTGAACAAACCCTGCACCGGATCAGCGCCATGCGCAATCGCACTGGCGACATTATTGGTCTCACCTGTCGGGTGGGACGGGCGGTGTTTGGCACCATTGGGATGATTCGGGATTTGGTAGAAACAGGGCAGTCCATTTTGATGCTGGGGCGACCCGGTGTGGGTAAAACCACCGCCCTGCGAGAAATTGCCCGGGTCTTGGCGGATGACCTCCAGAAGCGGGTTGTGATCATTGATACTTCCAACGAAATTGCTGGGGATGGAGATATTCCCCATCCAGCGATCGGACGCGCTCGCCGGATGCAGGTGGCTCGCCCGGAATTGCAGCATCAGGTGATGATCGAAGCCGTGGAAAATCACATGCCAGAAGTCATCGTCATTGATGAAATTGGCACGGAGCTAGAAGCCCTAGCAGCCCGCACCATTGCGGAACGGGGTGTTCAGCTTGTCGGCACCGCCCATGGCAATCGGATTGAAAATTTGATGAAAAATCCGACCCTTTCCGATCTAGTGGGTGGCATTCAATCCGTAACCCTGGGGGACGAAGAAGCAAGACGACGCGGCAGTCAGAAAACTGTGTTAGAGCGCAAAGCTCCACCGACGTTTGCGATCGCAGTGGAGATGCTGGAGCGCCAGCGTTGGGTGGTCCATGAACAGGTTGCAGACAGTGTTGACAGCCTGTTACGGGGACGGCAGCCCCATCCCCAGATCCGCACGGTGAGTGAAACCGGAAAAGTCGTGATCACCCATGAGTTATCCAGCCTGCCAGCAACTGAGAGCTTACCGGCGCAAACCCAGCAGCGGGGCACTTGGGCCAGTGGGGGTTGGCGCACCTCTGGGCAAATGCTGCCCCTGTCTCAAAAGCCGCATCTCGTTCCACCGCGATCGCCGAGGGCGGAGCCCTTGGGTAGCCATCCCCGTGGGGTTATGGAGGAACCTTCCTTTGAACAAATGCTGCAAGAATCGTTCTACCAGATGGAGCGGTTGGAACAGCCCAGTCATGGGAGTTTCAACGGTAGCGAGGGTCTGGGACTGGCTCCGAAGGAGGGGATGCCCCTGCATCTCTATCCCTATGCCGTCAGTCGCCATCAAATTGATCAAGTCATCCAGACCCTGCAACTGCCCTTGGTACTCACCAAAGATATGGACAGTGCTGATGTGATTTTAGCCCTGCGATCGCACGTTAAAAGTCATGCCAAACTGCGGCAGCTGGCAAAGAATCGTCAACTTCCCATCCACACCCTCAAGGCCAACACCATTCCCCAGATTGTCCGGGCACTGCGGCGGTTATTAAACCTAGATGACCCTCAGATGCCGGACGGAGAAGATGTGGGGCTGTTCATGAAGGGGGATAGTGAAGATGAAATGGAGGCTCTGGAAGAAGCCCGGCTAGCGGTGGAGCAAATTGTAATTCCCAAGGGGCAACCCGTGGAACTACTCCCCCGCTCTGCCAGTATCCGCAAAATGCAGCATGAACTCGTGGAGCACTATCACTTAGAATCTCGCAGTTTTGGGGATGAACCCAATCGGCGACTTCGCATCTACCCTGCGTGAGATCTGAGCATTAGTGCAGCGATTCCAGGAAAGTCTGCACTGTGCCACTGGGGCTGAGGACTAACCGAATGGTGGCGCTGTGGTTTCCGGGCAAAGGGGAGACAAAGGCTTCCCCAATCAGGGGCAGACCTGTGCGATCGACATAGGTGCCAGCGGCCTGCCCCAGGGGAGTAATTTGCTGAATACTGCCGTCGGGATTGAGGTTGAGTCGATACTCCAAGGTCTGAGTTAAACCCTCCGGGGGTGTCCAACGCTGCTGAAAATAGCTGCGAATTTCTGCCACCTGGGGAATGGTGTCAAAGGCGGTATTGGCAGCGCGATCGCGGCGTTCTGGGGCAGCGGTTACCCCTGATCCATCGGGCAAACTTGGGGGCATTGCCTGCTCGTTGCTGGCTCTGGGAATGATCACAATCCCAGGAGGGGCTGAGGAGATTGGGGGCAGATCCGGGGCAGCGGCGATCGCCCCGGCGGGGGGGGCGGTGGGAGCGGGGAGTTGGGCACGGGGGGCAAGGTCGTGGCGGCTAGCGGCTCACCGGCAGCCTCTGCAGCGGGAACGGGGGGTAACTGCTGGGGAGAAGTCGCCAGG
Above is a genomic segment from Neosynechococcus sphagnicola sy1 containing:
- a CDS encoding R3H domain-containing nucleic acid-binding protein, whose protein sequence is MMSSHPRNSFDSEIDPLPSEANPEALAAAVSTTAIADDLRKLFEILPDAIRVPLEQHSLRDQLIEVVMDLGRRPEARFPSQADYLLETPVSRTDLQHCIDRVGHFSGDNRAGIEQTLHRISAMRNRTGDIIGLTCRVGRAVFGTIGMIRDLVETGQSILMLGRPGVGKTTALREIARVLADDLQKRVVIIDTSNEIAGDGDIPHPAIGRARRMQVARPELQHQVMIEAVENHMPEVIVIDEIGTELEALAARTIAERGVQLVGTAHGNRIENLMKNPTLSDLVGGIQSVTLGDEEARRRGSQKTVLERKAPPTFAIAVEMLERQRWVVHEQVADSVDSLLRGRQPHPQIRTVSETGKVVITHELSSLPATESLPAQTQQRGTWASGGWRTSGQMLPLSQKPHLVPPRSPRAEPLGSHPRGVMEEPSFEQMLQESFYQMERLEQPSHGSFNGSEGLGLAPKEGMPLHLYPYAVSRHQIDQVIQTLQLPLVLTKDMDSADVILALRSHVKSHAKLRQLAKNRQLPIHTLKANTIPQIVRALRRLLNLDDPQMPDGEDVGLFMKGDSEDEMEALEEARLAVEQIVIPKGQPVELLPRSASIRKMQHELVEHYHLESRSFGDEPNRRLRIYPA